A genomic region of Exiguobacterium sp. Helios contains the following coding sequences:
- a CDS encoding YbbR-like domain-containing protein gives MFEKWFNERWFLRIVAVLLAVMLYLMVAGTNSTVKSDAASLLPIAGQGSAKFDVPVSVNYDETQWVAYNIPKTIETTVKGPSSSLTMLRLVKDFGLSIDLTGLDPGYHRVRLSADGFGKDVEVTPKQETIEVFLDKKVTKEVPVQVALLNKNKIAEGYVVGEAQPTRQTVSVTGGAEKLQAITAIQVPIDVTGRAETFTESFNVKATDANGNAISATYDPEQLEVTVPVYKESKTVPINVETKDTVKKGYKVVKIVPITTEARLYGTKEELSRIGSVSTEPVSLKGLTKTVDRTVKLIEPDNVTAMEPTSITVSIVVEKENAKATTETVEDRAEKTISGVMVTLNGFDESKYTIDYEQTIDLVVRGSEADLESIDATDIKAVIDVTGLKEGTHGLPISYQTSKAFDVLRPDHMDITLKAIPRTSVQAN, from the coding sequence ATGTTCGAAAAATGGTTCAATGAACGCTGGTTTCTCCGCATCGTTGCGGTTTTGCTTGCCGTCATGCTCTACCTGATGGTGGCAGGAACCAATTCGACCGTCAAAAGTGATGCGGCGAGCCTGTTGCCGATTGCCGGTCAAGGCTCAGCAAAGTTTGACGTACCGGTATCAGTCAATTATGATGAAACGCAGTGGGTCGCCTATAATATTCCAAAAACCATCGAGACGACGGTTAAAGGACCATCGAGCAGTTTGACGATGCTTCGGCTCGTTAAAGACTTTGGTCTGTCGATTGACTTGACGGGGCTGGATCCAGGGTATCACCGCGTACGACTATCTGCCGACGGGTTTGGTAAAGATGTCGAAGTGACACCAAAACAGGAAACGATTGAAGTGTTCCTTGATAAAAAAGTCACGAAAGAAGTTCCTGTTCAAGTGGCGTTGCTGAACAAAAATAAAATCGCAGAAGGATATGTTGTCGGTGAAGCACAGCCGACCCGTCAAACGGTCTCCGTGACCGGCGGGGCAGAAAAACTTCAGGCGATCACAGCAATCCAAGTTCCGATCGATGTGACGGGCCGGGCTGAGACGTTTACGGAGTCCTTTAACGTCAAGGCAACGGATGCGAACGGAAATGCCATCAGTGCTACTTATGATCCGGAACAACTGGAAGTCACAGTTCCGGTCTATAAAGAAAGTAAAACCGTTCCGATTAACGTCGAAACAAAAGATACTGTCAAGAAAGGCTACAAAGTCGTCAAGATTGTTCCCATTACGACAGAAGCCCGATTGTATGGAACAAAAGAAGAGTTGTCGCGGATTGGTTCCGTTTCGACGGAACCCGTTTCCTTAAAAGGATTAACGAAGACGGTCGATCGGACGGTCAAACTGATTGAGCCTGACAACGTGACAGCAATGGAACCAACTTCGATTACAGTCAGCATCGTCGTCGAGAAGGAAAATGCCAAAGCGACGACAGAAACTGTCGAGGATCGGGCAGAAAAAACAATTTCCGGTGTGATGGTGACATTAAACGGATTCGATGAGTCGAAGTATACGATTGATTACGAACAGACGATTGATCTCGTCGTCCGTGGAAGTGAAGCGGATCTTGAATCGATTGATGCAACAGATATTAAAGCGGTCATTGATGTGACCGGCTTAAAAGAAGGTACACACGGCTTACCGATTTCATATCAGACGTCAAAAGCGTTCGACGTTCTTCGTCCGGATCATATGGATATCACGCTCAAAGCGATTCCCCGGACATCGGTTCAAGCCAATTAA
- the glmM gene encoding phosphoglucosamine mutase, giving the protein MGKYFGTDGVRGVANVELTPELAYRLGRTGGYVLTKHESTRPKVLIGRDTRVSGQMLENALIAGLLSIGAEVMRLGVISTPGVAYLTKTMDATAGVMISASHNPVEDNGIKFFGSDGFKLDDATELEIEGLLDEAEDTLPRPSGKELGFVHDYYEGAQKYLHMLRQTSDEDFSGIHVAIDGAHGATSSLAPRLFGDLEAEVSTIGTTPNGLNINEGVGSTHPEHLAAFVLEKGAHVGLSFDGDGDRLIAIDENGEIVDGDKIMFICGKYLNEIGRLKDNTIVATVMSNLGFHKTVAEHGMTALQTAVGDRYVVEEMRKNNYTLGGEQSGHIIFMDYSTTGDGMLSGVQLLQIMKATGKKLSELAAEMPVFPQRLVNIRVSDKNGAMNGPAVQAIIAEVEAEMAGNGRILVRASGTEPLVRVMAEAPTQEACDMYVERIANVVRENYALQEN; this is encoded by the coding sequence ATGGGTAAGTATTTTGGAACTGACGGCGTCCGCGGCGTCGCAAACGTAGAATTGACACCTGAATTGGCATATCGTCTTGGCCGTACAGGCGGTTATGTCTTAACGAAACACGAAAGTACACGTCCAAAAGTCTTGATCGGCCGTGATACACGTGTCTCCGGACAAATGCTTGAGAATGCCTTGATTGCCGGACTCCTGTCAATCGGAGCGGAAGTCATGCGTCTTGGTGTCATCTCGACACCCGGTGTCGCGTACTTGACGAAAACAATGGATGCGACAGCGGGCGTCATGATTTCCGCGTCACACAACCCGGTCGAAGACAACGGAATCAAGTTCTTCGGTTCAGACGGCTTTAAGCTCGATGATGCGACAGAACTTGAAATCGAAGGGTTACTGGACGAAGCGGAAGATACGTTGCCGCGTCCGTCCGGCAAAGAACTCGGATTCGTCCACGATTACTATGAAGGTGCACAAAAGTACCTTCACATGTTACGCCAGACATCAGATGAAGATTTCTCAGGCATCCATGTCGCCATCGATGGTGCACACGGTGCAACCTCAAGCCTCGCACCACGACTGTTCGGTGACCTGGAAGCGGAAGTCTCGACAATCGGAACGACACCAAACGGTTTGAACATCAACGAAGGTGTCGGATCAACACACCCGGAACACCTCGCGGCATTCGTCCTTGAAAAGGGCGCACATGTCGGTCTGTCATTTGACGGTGACGGCGACCGCTTGATTGCAATCGATGAGAACGGCGAAATCGTCGACGGCGATAAAATCATGTTCATCTGCGGAAAATACCTCAATGAAATCGGCCGCTTGAAAGACAATACAATCGTTGCAACAGTCATGAGTAACCTCGGCTTCCATAAGACGGTCGCAGAACACGGCATGACAGCATTACAGACAGCAGTCGGTGATCGCTATGTCGTCGAAGAAATGCGTAAAAACAACTACACACTCGGCGGCGAGCAGTCGGGCCACATCATCTTCATGGATTACTCAACAACAGGAGACGGAATGCTTTCAGGCGTTCAACTTCTGCAAATCATGAAGGCGACAGGCAAAAAGTTGTCGGAACTTGCAGCCGAAATGCCGGTCTTCCCGCAACGTCTCGTCAACATCCGCGTGTCGGATAAAAACGGTGCGATGAACGGTCCGGCTGTTCAAGCAATCATTGCCGAAGTGGAAGCGGAAATGGCCGGCAACGGTCGGATCCTCGTCCGCGCGTCAGGGACAGAACCACTTGTCCGTGTCATGGCGGAAGCGCCGACGCAAGAAGCGTGTGACATGTACGTTGAGCGGATTGCGAACGTTGTCCGTGAAAACTACGCGTTACAGGAAAACTGA
- the glmS gene encoding glutamine--fructose-6-phosphate transaminase (isomerizing): MCGIVGMIGQVNTKEILLKGLEKLEYRGYDSAGLAFVNDGVQVHKEVGRIAALREVVPAEADGLVGIGHTRWATHGVPSVPNAHPHQSASSRFTLVHNGVIENDEQLKAELNVDLLSDTDTEVIVQMIEKNFAETNDVVEAFRQTLRVLHGSYALALIDAENPDVLYVAKNKSPLLVGLGDGTFNVVASDAMAMLQVTDQFVELHDGEMIILTRDSVTIQDLDGNVKEREAYTAEIDASDIEKGTYAHYMLKEMDEQPAVIRNIVQKYQNESGEITLDQSVRDLVLGRDRVYIIGCGTSYHAGLIGKQLIEQIAGIPTEVHISSEFGYNMPLLTEKPLFLFLSQSGETADSRAVLVEAKKLGHPALTITNVAGSTLSREANATLLLHAGPEIAVASTKAYTAQIAVLAVLAFDLAQAKGVDVNFDLMKELGKISSAMESVMSQKERFQEIASEYLSESRNAFFIGRGQDAYVGMEGALKLKEISYIQAEGYAGGELKHGPIALIEDNTPVIALVTQPHVHLNNRGNVKEVVARGANACVIAAEGLELPTDAFVIPAVEPLLSPLLSVLPLQLISYYAALGRDCDVDKPRNLAKSVTVE; this comes from the coding sequence ATGTGCGGTATCGTAGGTATGATTGGACAGGTTAACACAAAGGAAATTTTATTAAAGGGACTCGAAAAGCTCGAGTACCGCGGTTATGATTCGGCTGGTCTTGCGTTCGTCAACGACGGCGTTCAAGTCCATAAAGAAGTCGGCCGGATTGCTGCGCTACGCGAAGTCGTTCCTGCAGAAGCAGACGGTCTTGTCGGAATCGGTCACACACGTTGGGCGACACACGGTGTCCCGAGTGTACCGAATGCTCACCCGCACCAAAGCGCTTCATCACGTTTCACACTCGTGCATAACGGTGTCATCGAAAACGATGAGCAGTTAAAAGCAGAACTCAATGTTGATTTACTCAGCGACACAGATACAGAAGTCATCGTTCAGATGATTGAAAAGAACTTTGCTGAAACAAATGACGTCGTCGAAGCATTCCGTCAAACACTTCGTGTGCTTCACGGTTCATACGCACTTGCGTTGATCGATGCTGAAAACCCGGATGTCTTGTACGTCGCTAAAAACAAATCACCGCTTCTTGTCGGTCTCGGTGACGGTACGTTCAACGTCGTCGCATCTGACGCAATGGCAATGCTTCAAGTCACGGATCAGTTCGTTGAGTTGCATGACGGCGAAATGATCATCTTGACGCGTGACAGTGTCACAATCCAGGACTTAGACGGGAACGTCAAAGAGCGTGAGGCGTATACAGCAGAAATCGATGCATCAGACATCGAAAAAGGCACGTACGCGCACTACATGCTCAAAGAAATGGACGAGCAGCCGGCTGTTATCCGGAATATCGTTCAGAAATACCAAAACGAGTCAGGCGAAATCACACTTGATCAATCGGTCCGTGATTTAGTCCTCGGACGTGACCGTGTCTACATCATCGGTTGCGGAACGAGCTATCATGCAGGATTGATTGGAAAACAATTGATCGAACAAATCGCGGGTATCCCGACAGAAGTTCACATCTCATCTGAATTCGGCTACAACATGCCACTCTTGACTGAGAAACCACTCTTCCTCTTCCTTTCACAATCAGGTGAAACAGCGGACAGTCGTGCGGTTCTCGTCGAAGCGAAAAAACTCGGTCACCCGGCACTGACAATCACGAATGTTGCAGGATCAACGTTATCACGTGAAGCAAACGCAACACTCTTGTTGCATGCAGGTCCTGAAATCGCCGTAGCGTCAACAAAAGCGTACACAGCGCAAATCGCTGTTCTCGCAGTCCTTGCGTTTGACCTTGCTCAAGCAAAAGGTGTCGACGTGAACTTCGATCTCATGAAAGAACTCGGGAAAATCTCAAGCGCAATGGAGTCCGTCATGTCACAAAAAGAACGGTTCCAAGAGATCGCTTCAGAATACTTGTCTGAATCACGCAATGCGTTCTTCATCGGTCGTGGTCAAGATGCGTATGTCGGAATGGAAGGGGCCCTTAAGCTCAAAGAAATTTCGTACATCCAAGCAGAAGGTTACGCCGGCGGCGAATTGAAACACGGTCCAATCGCTTTGATCGAAGACAACACACCGGTCATCGCCCTCGTGACACAACCACACGTTCACCTCAACAACCGAGGCAACGTCAAGGAAGTCGTCGCACGTGGTGCTAACGCGTGTGTCATCGCAGCAGAAGGTCTCGAATTGCCGACGGATGCATTCGTCATCCCAGCAGTCGAGCCGCTCCTGTCACCACTCTTGTCTGTCTTACCGCTTCAGTTGATCTCGTACTACGCGGCACTCGGCCGTGATTGCGACGTCGACAAGCCACGTAACTTGGCGAAATCGGTAACAGTTGAATAA
- a CDS encoding isochorismatase family protein, with protein MRQAVLVIDFQHVLVEGTPEESGVYAKESVIGVINQVVQEARDHDHTIVFIRDLDVANGQGAGFAVHSSIQIPDQAVTFDKAATNSFHGTPLLSHLKEQQVGHIVILGCKTEHCIDTAVRSATVNGFDVTLVADGHTTNGSDVLSAEQMIAHHNQVLHGHYNVEHFAVVRPSTEKLFEPIHNHYRT; from the coding sequence ATGCGACAAGCGGTACTCGTCATCGATTTTCAACATGTTCTTGTCGAAGGGACACCCGAAGAGTCCGGTGTGTATGCGAAGGAATCTGTCATCGGAGTCATCAATCAAGTGGTGCAAGAAGCGCGTGATCACGATCATACGATTGTCTTCATCCGAGATCTTGATGTCGCGAATGGACAAGGAGCCGGCTTTGCGGTGCACTCCTCGATTCAGATTCCGGATCAGGCAGTCACGTTCGACAAAGCCGCCACCAATTCGTTTCACGGCACGCCGTTGCTCAGTCATCTGAAAGAGCAACAGGTCGGACATATCGTCATCCTCGGCTGTAAGACGGAACACTGTATCGATACGGCTGTCCGCAGTGCAACCGTCAACGGATTTGATGTGACACTCGTTGCTGACGGACATACGACGAACGGTTCCGATGTCTTATCAGCAGAGCAGATGATTGCCCATCACAATCAAGTCTTGCACGGACACTACAATGTCGAACATTTTGCGGTGGTCCGTCCCTCAACGGAGAAGTTGTTTGAACCCATCCACAATCACTATAGAACGTAA
- a CDS encoding GNAT family N-acetyltransferase, translated as MIELRKMEEADYPAYATLVTDERVMRYITEHPLTETEAKRRFASIIEQQRHDRLGSYLVYQDATWIGIGHVTRDTRQPFEAELGYMLLPEQWGHGYGSLLAKRLLELATEHELTVVTATIDPNHLASRKILTNLGFHSTYVGPVDGLPGEILEKRLGESS; from the coding sequence ATGATTGAACTACGAAAAATGGAAGAAGCGGATTATCCCGCCTACGCGACACTCGTCACGGATGAGCGGGTGATGCGCTATATCACAGAACATCCCTTAACCGAAACAGAAGCCAAACGGCGGTTCGCGTCGATCATCGAGCAACAGCGGCACGACCGTCTCGGATCATACCTCGTCTATCAGGACGCTACATGGATTGGCATCGGTCATGTCACGCGGGATACAAGGCAACCGTTTGAAGCGGAACTCGGCTACATGTTATTGCCGGAACAGTGGGGTCACGGTTACGGATCATTGCTCGCCAAACGGTTGCTCGAACTGGCAACGGAACACGAATTGACCGTCGTCACGGCAACGATTGATCCGAATCATCTCGCGTCGCGAAAGATTTTGACGAATCTTGGTTTCCATTCGACGTATGTCGGACCGGTTGACGGATTACCTGGTGAAATCCTCGAGAAACGACTGGGAGAATCCTCATGA
- a CDS encoding phosphotransferase enzyme family protein, translating into MTREDWIQSFDLDVADIFSVTDSYSSDVDRLVLRDGRTVFLKRPYTADKWYREHGWLTYLASRVAVPKILMEARPTKQTTGAFVLEALAGSTIETVTPALASQIGQLHATLHTCTSDTYGDFAEDGFSAFTSQDWRVFRNAKMTSFEPAIRQVLSPDLYQATFKELNRRERELPEPSRPVAVHLDFRLGNLLADGGNLTGLIDFETSRFGATEIDFTKLDRDVFQGGSALLDAYQGGYGKIRTPEPIEVYLPYYRLFEALTGIGWCVQRGLEHHQQFFNHNYSRVLVELERTSIFEER; encoded by the coding sequence ATGACGCGCGAAGACTGGATTCAATCGTTTGATCTCGACGTCGCGGATATCTTTTCCGTCACTGACTCGTACAGTTCGGATGTTGACCGGCTGGTACTGCGAGACGGACGAACTGTGTTTTTAAAGCGTCCCTATACGGCAGACAAATGGTACCGGGAACACGGCTGGTTAACGTATTTAGCCAGTCGTGTTGCTGTGCCGAAGATTTTAATGGAGGCGCGACCAACCAAACAGACGACGGGTGCGTTTGTACTCGAAGCACTTGCCGGTTCGACGATCGAAACAGTGACACCGGCACTGGCTTCGCAAATCGGACAGTTGCATGCAACACTCCACACGTGTACAAGCGATACTTACGGCGATTTTGCCGAGGATGGCTTCAGCGCGTTTACCTCACAGGACTGGCGTGTCTTCCGGAATGCAAAAATGACGTCGTTCGAACCGGCGATTCGCCAGGTTCTCTCGCCGGACCTGTACCAGGCAACCTTTAAAGAATTGAACCGACGTGAACGGGAGTTGCCAGAACCGTCTCGCCCTGTCGCGGTCCATCTCGATTTCCGGCTCGGCAACTTGCTCGCAGACGGGGGAAATCTTACTGGATTGATTGACTTTGAAACCTCACGTTTCGGGGCGACGGAAATTGATTTTACGAAACTTGACCGGGATGTATTCCAAGGTGGCAGTGCCCTGCTTGATGCGTATCAAGGCGGATACGGAAAAATTCGGACACCGGAACCGATTGAAGTTTATTTGCCGTACTACCGTCTGTTTGAAGCACTGACGGGAATCGGTTGGTGTGTCCAGCGGGGACTGGAGCATCACCAACAGTTTTTCAATCACAACTATTCCCGTGTACTGGTCGAGTTGGAACGGACGAGCATATTCGAAGAACGTTAA
- a CDS encoding NAD(P)/FAD-dependent oxidoreductase, which produces MEQQKRIGIIGGGLAGVFAARQLMTEGYAVEIIEKSQSVGGRMATRRIDQGTADHGAVFFTVRTDELAQEVDEWLEQGLIRKWFGDDFPRYIAVNGMNQLVQSIARGIPVHLNEQVERILAEGPALQTTAAAQTRTYDAILLTAPVPQAYDLLAASPLMLVESDHARLGKVTFEPTFVGLFELEKSPNLGEVGLLDDGLVSGMLKIVNNAQKEVSATPLLSVYMAGDWSEVWYDKGEDATLGEIERLLQEQLGPVKVISKQLKRWRYAQARDVFRTPYLKLDQHPLWLAGDAFLDPKDTSGRTRVESAVISGLRVASALDAHFKAVLTEQ; this is translated from the coding sequence ATGGAACAACAAAAACGGATCGGGATCATTGGCGGCGGACTCGCGGGCGTATTTGCGGCTCGTCAATTGATGACGGAAGGTTATGCGGTCGAGATCATCGAAAAAAGCCAAAGTGTCGGGGGACGGATGGCGACGAGACGGATCGACCAGGGAACAGCGGATCATGGGGCTGTCTTCTTTACGGTCCGGACGGACGAGTTAGCGCAGGAAGTCGACGAATGGCTGGAACAGGGACTAATCCGAAAATGGTTCGGGGATGACTTTCCCCGCTATATTGCGGTCAACGGGATGAATCAGCTGGTCCAATCGATTGCCCGTGGGATTCCGGTTCATTTAAATGAACAGGTCGAAAGGATTTTGGCAGAAGGACCGGCTCTTCAGACCACGGCAGCGGCACAGACACGGACGTATGATGCGATTCTGCTGACGGCACCGGTTCCACAAGCCTATGACTTGCTCGCAGCCTCACCGTTAATGCTGGTGGAGTCCGATCACGCCCGTCTCGGGAAAGTGACGTTCGAGCCGACGTTCGTCGGATTGTTTGAGCTGGAGAAATCGCCCAATCTCGGAGAAGTCGGTTTGCTCGACGACGGTCTTGTATCCGGAATGCTGAAAATCGTCAACAATGCGCAAAAAGAAGTGTCGGCGACACCGCTTCTGAGTGTCTACATGGCCGGTGACTGGAGTGAAGTCTGGTATGACAAAGGAGAAGACGCGACGCTTGGGGAAATCGAACGGTTGTTGCAGGAACAACTCGGACCGGTCAAAGTGATTTCCAAGCAGTTGAAGCGTTGGCGGTATGCGCAGGCACGTGATGTCTTCCGTACACCTTACCTGAAGCTCGATCAGCATCCGCTCTGGTTGGCTGGTGATGCCTTCCTCGATCCGAAAGACACGTCTGGTCGGACACGGGTCGAAAGTGCCGTCATTTCCGGTTTGCGTGTTGCGTCAGCCCTGGATGCACACTTTAAAGCAGTCCTGACAGAACAGTGA
- a CDS encoding helix-turn-helix domain-containing protein: MNPASTTDSSLSQRTACPVTRAQTIMAGKWKILLLWHLSTGTKRFHELEHLLPGISKGILTRQLRELEADGIIHRKVYREVPPKVEYSLTEIGHSFLPILDQMATWSNQHFPPES; the protein is encoded by the coding sequence ATGAATCCAGCTTCGACAACTGACTCTTCGCTTTCACAACGGACGGCGTGTCCCGTTACCCGAGCCCAGACCATCATGGCCGGCAAGTGGAAAATCCTCTTGCTTTGGCATCTCAGCACCGGAACAAAACGGTTTCATGAACTCGAACACCTGTTGCCTGGGATTTCAAAAGGTATTTTAACACGGCAATTACGGGAACTTGAAGCAGATGGAATCATTCATCGAAAAGTATACCGGGAAGTCCCGCCGAAAGTTGAATATTCCTTAACAGAAATCGGACACAGTTTTCTGCCGATCCTCGATCAGATGGCGACTTGGAGTAATCAGCATTTTCCACCTGAATCGTAA
- a CDS encoding SDR family oxidoreductase, with protein sequence MKLLVTGATGKLGAKIIEQLLTKIEAENVIVSVRDPKKANELASRGIEVRHGDFDAPDTLQQTFAGVDRLLIISTDGEEATRIRQHTAAVEAAKAAGVGLIAYTSIANAEASQNFLARTHQVTEQLIRETGIPFLFFRNNWYLENEQSTIDAVRAGQDWLTSAGNGTVGWALQEDYAEAIATVLVDPKPTKSIYELSGPLHTQQEIAEALGQVLGRPVQVKQVDSATYTAIMQQAGVPEFLLPMLQAIQEGIATGTLAVESQDFEHILGRPPVSLEDGLRQLV encoded by the coding sequence ATGAAATTACTTGTGACCGGTGCAACCGGAAAATTAGGAGCTAAAATTATCGAGCAACTCTTAACGAAAATTGAAGCGGAGAATGTAATCGTCAGTGTCCGTGACCCGAAAAAAGCAAATGAGCTGGCTTCACGCGGTATTGAAGTCCGTCACGGCGATTTTGATGCGCCGGATACGTTACAACAAACTTTTGCAGGCGTCGACCGACTCCTGATCATTTCGACCGACGGCGAAGAGGCGACACGGATCCGTCAACATACAGCAGCTGTCGAGGCAGCTAAAGCAGCGGGAGTCGGGTTGATTGCTTACACGAGTATCGCCAACGCGGAAGCCAGTCAAAATTTCTTGGCCCGCACGCATCAAGTGACGGAACAGTTAATTCGCGAAACAGGGATTCCATTCCTGTTTTTCCGCAACAACTGGTACCTGGAGAATGAACAGTCGACGATCGATGCCGTCCGTGCCGGCCAGGATTGGTTGACGAGTGCCGGAAACGGTACAGTTGGTTGGGCGCTCCAGGAAGATTATGCGGAAGCCATCGCGACCGTCTTGGTTGATCCGAAGCCAACAAAATCAATTTATGAACTGTCGGGACCTCTCCATACGCAACAAGAGATTGCAGAAGCACTTGGACAGGTCCTTGGTCGTCCGGTGCAGGTGAAGCAAGTCGACAGCGCGACCTATACGGCAATCATGCAGCAAGCGGGAGTTCCAGAGTTTTTACTGCCGATGTTACAGGCGATTCAAGAAGGTATTGCGACCGGAACGCTGGCAGTTGAGAGTCAGGATTTTGAACATATCCTGGGCCGGCCACCGGTTTCACTCGAAGACGGCTTGCGGCAACTTGTCTAA
- a CDS encoding PPK2 family polyphosphate kinase, with translation MDIKKYRVTPGESIHLSDYPTSDDNRIAEDELLDQHIPKSVEELKELHWRLHAEEKNGVLVILQAIDAGGKDEAISYIFSNLNAQGLRTLSVKKPSDTEKKHDYLWRIHEGLPEKGEVGILNRSYYEEVIAPRIHDLLEEEEVPDDQDVWKMRYRQINDFERYLVENGFRVVKFLFNVSKDEQKKRLLERIKDPKKNFEFSFSDVEEREHWDEYQDIFAELVTHTSTEHAPWHVLPADDEWFTRYIVTEVMNDVLREIDPQYPKLTDEDQEKLDEAIKKLENE, from the coding sequence ATGGACATAAAAAAATACCGTGTAACACCGGGCGAATCGATTCATTTGTCGGATTATCCGACGTCAGATGACAACCGGATTGCAGAGGATGAGTTACTGGATCAGCACATCCCGAAAAGTGTCGAGGAACTAAAGGAACTCCACTGGCGTCTGCATGCCGAAGAGAAAAACGGCGTTCTTGTCATCCTGCAAGCGATTGATGCCGGCGGAAAAGATGAAGCCATCAGCTATATCTTCTCGAATCTCAACGCCCAAGGCCTGCGGACACTGTCCGTCAAAAAACCGTCAGATACGGAGAAAAAGCATGATTATCTCTGGCGGATTCACGAAGGCTTGCCGGAAAAAGGGGAAGTCGGTATCCTGAACCGCTCGTATTATGAAGAAGTCATCGCACCGCGGATCCATGATTTACTGGAAGAAGAGGAAGTCCCGGACGATCAGGACGTTTGGAAGATGCGTTACCGTCAAATCAATGATTTTGAACGTTATCTCGTCGAAAACGGCTTCCGCGTCGTCAAGTTTTTGTTTAATGTCTCAAAAGACGAGCAGAAAAAGCGCTTGCTCGAACGGATTAAAGATCCGAAGAAAAACTTTGAGTTTTCGTTCAGTGATGTCGAGGAACGGGAGCATTGGGATGAATATCAGGACATCTTTGCCGAGCTCGTCACGCATACGTCAACGGAGCACGCACCTTGGCATGTCTTACCGGCAGACGATGAATGGTTTACCCGTTACATCGTGACGGAGGTCATGAATGATGTTCTGCGTGAAATCGATCCGCAGTATCCGAAACTGACGGATGAGGATCAGGAAAAACTCGATGAAGCGATTAAAAAGCTGGAAAACGAATAA
- a CDS encoding zinc ribbon domain-containing protein YjdM produces MNEYPNCPNCGSAYTYEDGNVFVCPECAHEWTADDAAAAEESTVIRDANGNVLNDGDTITVIKDLKVKGTSLVVKQGTRVKGIRLVDGDHDIDCKIDGLGAMKLKSEFVKKI; encoded by the coding sequence ATGAATGAATACCCGAATTGTCCGAACTGCGGTTCAGCGTATACATATGAAGACGGGAATGTATTCGTGTGTCCGGAATGCGCCCATGAATGGACGGCGGATGACGCGGCAGCGGCAGAAGAATCCACTGTCATCCGGGATGCAAATGGGAATGTATTGAACGATGGTGATACAATTACGGTCATTAAAGACTTAAAAGTGAAGGGCACGTCGCTTGTCGTCAAACAAGGGACCCGTGTCAAAGGGATCCGTCTCGTCGACGGGGATCATGACATCGATTGCAAGATTGATGGACTCGGTGCGATGAAGTTGAAGTCGGAGTTCGTTAAGAAAATCTAA
- a CDS encoding DMT family transporter, with amino-acid sequence MRGILFAISGGFFLTLQSVANARISNSIGTWQAATLTQMTGFVVALLITLILRDRTFRQMKDVKVLYLSGGTLAAAVLFSNMTAVHLMGVTLTISLFLIAQLGLALVIDWNGWFGMMKRRLQLPQVIGILMMIGGVLILKW; translated from the coding sequence ATGCGTGGCATTCTTTTTGCAATCAGCGGCGGTTTTTTTCTGACCCTGCAAAGCGTCGCCAATGCCCGAATCAGCAACAGCATCGGCACATGGCAAGCAGCGACCCTGACGCAGATGACCGGTTTTGTCGTCGCGTTACTGATTACGTTGATCTTACGCGACCGGACGTTCCGGCAGATGAAAGACGTGAAAGTCCTGTATTTATCCGGCGGGACACTTGCAGCAGCGGTCTTATTCAGTAACATGACAGCTGTTCATTTGATGGGTGTGACGTTGACGATTTCGTTATTCCTGATTGCCCAGCTTGGTCTGGCGCTGGTGATCGATTGGAACGGCTGGTTCGGAATGATGAAACGGCGGTTGCAGTTGCCGCAAGTCATCGGCATTTTGATGATGATCGGCGGCGTGCTGATCTTGAAATGGTAA